From a single Vitis vinifera cultivar Pinot Noir 40024 chromosome 18, ASM3070453v1 genomic region:
- the LOC100257428 gene encoding beta-1,3-galactosyltransferase 7 isoform X1 encodes MKNRSSKKFSAKWIPIICVLCFCFGMLLTNRLWTPPESNSQLISRRQHEQELQIISEGCTTKKKPTQERDVMEEVQKTHEAIQYLDKSISMLQMELSATRNSQEMRSSDGSGAISTSSSGVSERKKVFVVIGINTAFSSRKRRDSVRATWMPQGEKLLQLEREKGIVIRFMIGHSATPNSILDRAIDSEDAHHNDFLRLEHVEGYHELSAKTKIFFSTAVAKWDAEFYVKVDDDVHVNLGMLVATLAHHHSKPRVYIGCMKSGPVLSQKNVKYHEPEYWKFGEEGNKYFRHATGQIYAISKDLATYISINQPILHKYANEDVSLGSWFIGLEVEHIDERNMCCGTPPDCEWKAQAGNVCIASFDWSCSGICNSVEKIKDVHARCGEGDGAVWSDFLN; translated from the exons ATGAAGAACCGAAGCAGCAAAAAATTCTCTGCGAAATGGATTCCTATTATATGCGTCCTCTGCTTTTGCTTTGGAATGCTCCTCACTAACAG ATTGTGGACTCCACCCGAATCCAACAGCCAACTGATTTCGAGGCGTCAACATGAACAGGAGCTGCAAATAATTTCCGAGGGTTGCACGACCAAGAAG AAGCCGACGCAAGAAAGGGATGTAATGGAGGAGGTGCAAAAGACTCACGAAGCAATTCA ATATCTGGACAAGTCGATTTCAATGCTTCAGATGGAGTTGTCGGCAACCAGGAATTCCCAGGAGATGAGGAGCTCGGACGGATCTGGTGCTATCTCGACTTCATCTAGTGGAGTCTCAGAAAGGAAGAAGGTGTTTGTGGTAATTGGAATTAACACTGCTTTTAGCAGCAGAAAGCGGCGTGACTCTGTTAGAGCAACTTGGATGCCTCAAG GGGAGAAACTTCTTCAATTGGAGCGGGAGAAGGGAATCGTTATCAGGTTTATGATTGGCCACAG TGCAACACCCAACAGCATCTTAGATCGAGCCATTGATTCTGAAGATGCTCATCATAATGACTTCCTCAGGCTG GAACATGTTGAAGGGTATCATGAATTGTccgcaaaaacaaaaatattcttttcaaCTGCTGTAGCAAAATGGGATGCTGAATTCTATGTCAAAGTGGATGATGATGTCCATGTCAATTTGG gTATGCTAGTTGCTACTCTTGCCCACCACCATTCAAAACCAAGAGTTTACATTGGGTGTATGAAATCTGGACCTGTTCTTTCACAAAA GAATGTAAAGTACCATGAACCAGAATACTGGAAGTTTGGAGAGGAGGGGAACAAGTATTTCCGGCATGCAACTGGGCAGATTTATGCAATCTCAAAAGATCTGGCCACATACATCTCGATCAACCA GCCCATATTGCACAAATATGCCAATGAAGATGTGTCTCTTGGTTCGTGGTTTATCGGTCTTGAAGTTGAGCACATTGATGAACGCAATATGTGCTGTGGGACTCCACCAG ATTGTGAGTGGAAGGCCCAGGCAGGGAATGTCTGTATTGCATCATTTGACTGGAGCTGCAGTGGAATTTGCAACTCAGTAGAGAAAATCAAAGACGTTCATGCAAGGTGTGGCGAAGGGGATGGGGCTGTTTGgagtgattttttaaattaa
- the LOC100257428 gene encoding beta-1,3-galactosyltransferase 7 isoform X2, whose translation MELSATRNSQEMRSSDGSGAISTSSSGVSERKKVFVVIGINTAFSSRKRRDSVRATWMPQGEKLLQLEREKGIVIRFMIGHSATPNSILDRAIDSEDAHHNDFLRLEHVEGYHELSAKTKIFFSTAVAKWDAEFYVKVDDDVHVNLGMLVATLAHHHSKPRVYIGCMKSGPVLSQKNVKYHEPEYWKFGEEGNKYFRHATGQIYAISKDLATYISINQPILHKYANEDVSLGSWFIGLEVEHIDERNMCCGTPPDCEWKAQAGNVCIASFDWSCSGICNSVEKIKDVHARCGEGDGAVWSDFLN comes from the exons ATGGAGTTGTCGGCAACCAGGAATTCCCAGGAGATGAGGAGCTCGGACGGATCTGGTGCTATCTCGACTTCATCTAGTGGAGTCTCAGAAAGGAAGAAGGTGTTTGTGGTAATTGGAATTAACACTGCTTTTAGCAGCAGAAAGCGGCGTGACTCTGTTAGAGCAACTTGGATGCCTCAAG GGGAGAAACTTCTTCAATTGGAGCGGGAGAAGGGAATCGTTATCAGGTTTATGATTGGCCACAG TGCAACACCCAACAGCATCTTAGATCGAGCCATTGATTCTGAAGATGCTCATCATAATGACTTCCTCAGGCTG GAACATGTTGAAGGGTATCATGAATTGTccgcaaaaacaaaaatattcttttcaaCTGCTGTAGCAAAATGGGATGCTGAATTCTATGTCAAAGTGGATGATGATGTCCATGTCAATTTGG gTATGCTAGTTGCTACTCTTGCCCACCACCATTCAAAACCAAGAGTTTACATTGGGTGTATGAAATCTGGACCTGTTCTTTCACAAAA GAATGTAAAGTACCATGAACCAGAATACTGGAAGTTTGGAGAGGAGGGGAACAAGTATTTCCGGCATGCAACTGGGCAGATTTATGCAATCTCAAAAGATCTGGCCACATACATCTCGATCAACCA GCCCATATTGCACAAATATGCCAATGAAGATGTGTCTCTTGGTTCGTGGTTTATCGGTCTTGAAGTTGAGCACATTGATGAACGCAATATGTGCTGTGGGACTCCACCAG ATTGTGAGTGGAAGGCCCAGGCAGGGAATGTCTGTATTGCATCATTTGACTGGAGCTGCAGTGGAATTTGCAACTCAGTAGAGAAAATCAAAGACGTTCATGCAAGGTGTGGCGAAGGGGATGGGGCTGTTTGgagtgattttttaaattaa